Proteins from one Malania oleifera isolate guangnan ecotype guangnan chromosome 4, ASM2987363v1, whole genome shotgun sequence genomic window:
- the LOC131153120 gene encoding protein PIN-LIKES 2, with product MFGISTMGYENNMKSSGEDLLSAVKPLMKLLSLTVIGLVLAHPKTQIIPKATFKLLSKLVFALFLPCLIFIHLGESITLDNVALWWFIPVNVLVSTIIGCILGYLVVVICRPPPQFTRFTIIMTAFGNTGNLPLAIVGSVCHTSDNPFGPDCHRKGVAYVSFAQWVAVILVYTLVYHMMEPPLEYYEVVEEGGDIEEAPSTNDVSRPLLVEAEWPGIEDKETEHSKKPFIARVFNSLSSVSQTNFPDLDLSGEKSGNSPKSIRCLAEPRVVRRFRIVAEQTPIQHILQPPTIASLFAIIVGMVPQIRTVVFGDDAPLLFITDSLEILAGAMVPSVMLILGGMLAEGPNDSALGLRTTIGISVARLLVLPLLGIGIVTLADKLNFLVHGDQMYKFVLLLQYTMPSAILLGAIASLRGYAVSEASALLFWQHVFALFSLSLYVVLYFKMLSAI from the coding sequence ATGTTTGGAATCTCTACTATGGGTTATGAAAATAACATGAAGTCCAGTGGAGAAGATCTGTTAAGTGCCGTGAAACCTTTGATGAAACTTCTCTCCCTCACTGTTATTGGACTGGTTCTTGCGCATCCCAAAACACAAATCATCCCAAAAGCTACCTTTAAGCTCCTTAGCAAGCTTGTGTTTGCTTTGTTCTTGCCATGCCTTATCTTTATCCATCTGGGTGAATCAATAACACTGGATAACGTTGCCCTTTGGTGGTTTATCCCTGTTAATGTGTTGGTTAGTACCATTATTGGCTGCATCCTGGGGTATTTAGTGGTGGTTATTTGTCGCCCACCTCCGCAATTCACCAGATTCACCATTATCATGACTGCATTTGGCAATACGGGAAATCTCCCTCTAGCCATCGTTGGTTCTGTTTGTCATACATCGGATAATCCATTTGGACCAGATTGTCATAGAAAAGGAGTGGCTTATGTATCTTTTGCCCAATGGGTTGCCGTAATTCTTGTTTATACCCTTGTTTATCACATGATGGAGCCTCCATTGGAGTATTATGAGGTTGTTGAGGAAGGAGGTGACATTGAGGAAGCTCCATCAACTAATGATGTTAGTAGGCCCCTCCTTGTGGAAGCTGAATGGCCAGGCATCGAGGATAAAGAAACTGAGCATTCCAAGAAGCCCTTTATTGCTAGGGTTTTTAACAGCCTTTCGAGTGTTTCACAGACTAATTTTCCCGATCTTGATCTCTCTGGGGAGAAGAGTGGGAACAGTCCGAAATCCATTAGGTGTTTGGCTGAGCCTAGAGTTGTTAGGAGGTTTAGAATTGTTGCTGAACAGACTCCAATACAGCACATACTTCAGCCCCCAACAATTGCGTCCCTGTTTGCTATCATTGTTGGGATGGTGCCTCAGATAAGAACTGTTGTCTTTGGAGATGATGCTCCATTATTGTTTATCACGGACAGTTTAGAGATCTTGGCTGGAGCAATGGTGCCTTCTGTGATGCTTATTCTTGGAGGTATGCTAGCTGAGGGGCCAAATGATTCCGCACTTGGGCTTCGAACCACAATTGGTATCTCTGTTGCAAGACTTTTGGTTCTCCCCTTGCTAGGAATTGGGATTGTCACATTGGCTGATAAATTGAATTTTCTGGTCCATGGTGATCAAATGTATAAATTTGTGCTTTTGTTGCAGTACACAATGCCAAGTGCCATTTTATTGGGAGCAATTGCCAGCTTGAGGGGCTATGCAGTCAGCGAGGCCTCGGCACTTCTCTTCTGGCAGCATGTCTTTGCCCTCTTCTCCCTTTCCCTCTATGTTGTCCTTTATTTTAAAATGCTCTCCGCTATTTGA